The genomic interval CACCCAGGGCGTCTCGCGGCGATGGGGCCACTGCTGGCACTCTGCCTTCTCCTGGGCTGGCTGCGCTGGGGTCCAGCGGGGGCTCAGCAGTCAGGAGAGTACTGCCACGGTTGGGTGGACATGCAGGGCAACTATCACGAGGGCTTCCAGTGCCCGGAGGACTTCGATACCCTGGACGCCACCATCTGCTGCGGCTCCTGCGCGCTGCGCTACTGCTGCGCAGCGGCTGACGCCAGGCTGGAGCAGGGAGGCTGCACTAACGACCGCGGGGAGCTGGAGCACCCCGGCGTCACCGCGCGTAAGTGCCGGGCTCTCGAGGCAGGTACCCGCCAGCCGCCTGGAGGCTGCGTCGCACTGGCTGGTGTGTGCGCTGATCAGCGGGAGGGAGGGCGCACCTGGCCTTAGTGGGTCAGAGCGCGTCGGGTCTCCTGTGCGTAAAGAGGACGCAgcgggtgggtgggggtggggggatgaagGGAGGAGTGGGCGGTCGCGTTTCAGCTGCCGGGAGACCCTATTCCTTTACGTTCCCGCTTCCAGCTCACTCCATCTTTTTGGCTTGGCCCAAGGGGAAGTTTACAAGGTACAGAGGGGACCGCGGGGCTGGCACTAGGTAGTCCTGGGGAGAACAGCTGGAGCTCCTGGAAGCCCCCGTAAAGTGGAGAAAGGCCGTGGGGGCGATGCCACTCTGGGTTCAGGGTTTTCAGGCTGGTAAGGGCACTTCAGTGCGCGCTCAAGTCACTCCAGGAGCTTCGGGAAGTGCCGATTACTCCTGGAATGTAACTTTTGTCGCGCGCTCATTCCCAGCCACGGAGAGCTGGAGAATTTCAGCCCGTTTTCGCCACCCCTTTTGGGAGCGTTTCTAAGCTTCTGCCCCATTGTCCCgacttccttttatttctctgcatcGAATTACTTTCTCCTGGCCCACCCCCTATTGTCATGCCTTTCAGAAATGCCCAGGCGTTCTAGAAGGAGATTTAGAAACCCCGGTCCCAGGGGCTTCTCCGCCCTCTGTTCTCACGTCGGAAAACACGGGTCAAATTTCCGCTCCCTTCAGAGCGGAATAAATCACAACCCAGGCAGAGGAACTtcacacctaaaaaaaaaaaaaaaaagttttccaccTGAATCAGAACATCAAGCGAACACTTTGGAGCTCCAGGCGATGGTTTTATGGCCGGGAAACCGGAGGAGCCGGTGGAGCTGAGAGGGGGTGACACCCCAGGACCCCAAAGCGGAGGTCTGAAGCCGGCGAGTGAAGTCCCCGGGGAAAGGCGACGAGTGGCTGGAGGGAGAATTAATGGTGCTGGAGGGGGTCCCCGAAGGGACTTATAACTCAGAGGAAATAGGAGCCTGCTTTCCTTTAGTGCTCGATTAGACTCTCAAGGAATTTAACTTTGGGGGTTAAATTCTCTAACATAGAGGATTTGGAAAGTGGTTtctggagacaaaaaaaaaaaaaatactcagtgGAAAGTACAGAGCTCCAGTTCATTCTGTCCTGTTAGAAAAATACAGACCATTCCTCAAAGCTTCACTCCATCACCCTGGGGGATCCGTTGCCCCCAGCAGCGTATATAACTGCACTGGCTGTAGCCAGGGCCTGGAACATCCTCATTCTGGTTAGAGGACAGCAGGGAATAGGAACCGTGGTGCACTCACTAAGGCTGGCACCGGGCAAAGCTGGATGGACCTTTCTCTATCATTTGCTAGCTGTgaaaccttgggcaagttaattaacTGCTCTGAGCCTCTCCAAGGGGATTAGGTTATAGATCAAAGGCATATGTGAATCAGTAAGTGGTAGTTATTCGCTTTCCCCATTGCCTTCCATATGGGTGCTCCTAGACATGGAAGAGTAGTGAAAATCTCACACCTAGGAGTGGACAGATCTTAGGGGTTGATTAGATACCTGCCATTCAATGACTCTAAGTCTTTGGGAAGGTAGAAAGCTCTGTTTCCCAAAATCAAGCTTATCATGCCCAATTTACAGGCTCTTCATGAGATTTAAATCAGACAATGAATAAGAGCCAGGCATACAGCAGGATTTCAGTCAGTgcagattttctttcttccatctctaaTTCAGAGACTAAATCCAGTGTGACTCTCTCAGGGGAGATACCTGAAGATCTGTGCAGGGGATGCCTCtaggatgggaaattttatgccTTCCATGTAAACCGAGGAGGAAGCTGCTGGGTTTGGCTATGTTTGAAGGAAGCTGTCTTAGAAAGTCTGTGTTGCATTGGGGTCTATCTGAGGTTCAGTCTGACCTTCCCAGAGTTTGGGCGGAATTGAGAGATCAAAGTGCATGCATCTCAAGACATTTCTGGAAAGCGGTGACAGTAGTTGACAATTTGTGACATGGTTAGAGACACCAAATTGGGGTTCACTAAGTATTTCTTTATACTCTCTTTCCTGAGTTCCCCTTTCCTGGTGGTCTCATCTAAGAGGTCTGGACCTCCTTCCTTAGATTGGAAATCCTTGGATGGGAGGTGGATTTTCAACTTAAGAAATGCGTCAAAGCTCTAACTGCCTCCCTGCgataaaactacaaaaacttGGATTTAAAACCAGAGCTATAGTAAACCCTCAGACTCATCCTTTTCATCCAGTGCATGAACAGGAGGATAgattctgttcttttctgatttccAGATGTGCAATATGAGTGCTAATTGCTGTCAGAGGCTGCAGTATCAGTTTGCTTCCTCCCCACTAGGAGTAGCCAGAATATTCCATCATCACAGTTAGCACTTTAGAGGTTACCAGTAACAAGCTCTGAAAACTGAGCTGACAACAGCAGTAATACTGAGTCCCCCGCTCCCAAGCCTGAGCTGCCCTCCCGAGAGCCCCGTAGTTTGGGAGACCGTTGTCGAGAatctgtgtgtgtctgtttttGCCTTTTAGAGCCTGTCTATGTCCCCTTCCTGATTGTTGGCTCCATCTTCATCGCGTTCATCATCCTGGGCTCTTTAGTGGCAATTTATTGCTGTACCTGCTTGAGACCCAAGGAGCCTTCGCAGCAGCCAATCCGCTTCTCGCTCCGCAGCTATCAGACAGAGACCCTGCCCATGATCTTGACCTCCACGAGCCTCAGAGCACCTTCTAGGCAGTCCAGCACCGCCACCAGCTCCAGCTCCACTGGGGGCTCCATCCGCCGGTTCTCCTTTGCCAGGGCAGAGCCAGGCTGCCTGGTGCCCTCACCGCCCCCACCTTATACCACCGGCCACCCGATCCACCTGACCCAGCCGTCCGGTTTCCTAGTGTCACCCCAATACTTTGCTTACCCGCTCCAGCAGGAGCCCCCACTACCTGGGAAGAGCTGCCCAGACTTCAGTTCCAGTTGACAGGCCACGGCCGGGAATCCACCCCTAGTAAAACGGCGAACAGGTCGAGTGCTGCTGCCATTGTCACGAGCATTTCTGAGGAAATTTCCCTTGGAAGAGAGCAATGCCATGGAGGAAAGAGCACCTTCTACTCTTAAGAGTCCCGGTTCCAATCTCGGCATAGCCATGTTAGAGAACTGCTTTCTGGCTTTGAATGCATGGCGGTCATCACCTTTCAACTTACACTACTTTTACTCAAAGTCTGCAACAGTTCAACTTTAAAGGAACAGATtggctgaaaatgttttattggaCCACTCGGCTATGCTTTTTAGGAAGGGGCGTCgaaaaatttctttttcagtagAAATTATTTACTGAGTTGTAATTCAATAAATGCATACATagataagcaaagaaaaaatacctGATTGTAATAATCAAAggttcacttaaaaaaatttaactattAAGTAAACTGAGGGGGCAGTGATCTTTTTCTGATTTGAGGAGCAACCTAACCATGAATAATATTAGCATGCTgggaattttactttaaaaattaacagttaaattttgcttaaaatatGAGTCCATCCAGAAAACCGGATTTGAATAACCACTTGAGAAGtttaaggtttaaaatatttactcagaTACTCATTGTAATGCAGATCCTATGTAAAAGCATCGTACCACCCACCTGAGGGAGTATTTATTTCAGACTTTTTGCTCAGTAGCATTTAGT from Tamandua tetradactyla isolate mTamTet1 chromosome 19, mTamTet1.pri, whole genome shotgun sequence carries:
- the SHISA3 gene encoding protein shisa-3 homolog, whose product is MGPLLALCLLLGWLRWGPAGAQQSGEYCHGWVDMQGNYHEGFQCPEDFDTLDATICCGSCALRYCCAAADARLEQGGCTNDRGELEHPGVTAQPVYVPFLIVGSIFIAFIILGSLVAIYCCTCLRPKEPSQQPIRFSLRSYQTETLPMILTSTSLRAPSRQSSTATSSSSTGGSIRRFSFARAEPGCLVPSPPPPYTTGHPIHLTQPSGFLVSPQYFAYPLQQEPPLPGKSCPDFSSS